TTGTGGCTGATTTTGTATTTTTCATCTCCAAAGTATCACCAGCTTTATAGCCAAGATAAGCTAAACTCTCACCTTCAAACTCGCTAACTATCTTACTTTTTTGCTTTGCAGCTGTGTCAAGTTCGCTTTTTTGATATTTTGGGTGATTTATATCTTCTCTTAAACCATATCCGATATCAACTGGACCTGTTGCAAACGCACAGTGGTTTTTAACAAACTCCATATCCACTAAATCAGGATGATTATAAACAAGCTCATGAGCTATATAGTTCCAAATAGCAAGATCGCTTGATGGCCTAAAAATGATCTCAATATCGGCTAAATTTGAAGTTCTTGTTGAGTAAGTGCTTAAATTTACAACTTTTACATTTTCTGGATCACTTAACTTTCTATCGCTTACCCTACTCCATAAAATTGGATGCATTTCAGCCATATTTGCTCCCCAGCAAACAATTGTATCAGTTAGTTCTATATCATCAAAACACCCACTTGGCTCATCGATGCCAAAAGTTTGCATAAAAGCAACAACCGCACTTGCCATGCAGTGCCTTGCATTTGGGTCAAGGTTGTTACTTCTAAAACCACCTTTTATAAGTTTTGATGCGACATATCCTTCATGGATTGTATATTGCCCACTTCCAAAAACGCCAATTCCAGTTGGACCAAGTTCGTTGTAAGCTTTTTTAAATTGTTTTTCCATCTCATCAAAGGCCCTTTGCCAAGAGACAAATGTAAATTTACCTTTTTTATCAAATTCGCCTTTTTCATTTACTCTTAAGAGTGGTTTTGTAAGGCGATCAGCACCATACATAATTTTTGCGTTAAAATATCCTTTTATACAGTTCAAACCACGATTTACTGGAGCTTCTGGATCGCCTTTTACAGCTACTATTTTGCCATCTTTTGTAGCAACCATTATGCCACACCCTGTTCCACAAAATCTACAGGCTGCTTTATCCCACCGCCAACCTTTTTCAGCTTCATTGCCTTTAGCTAAAACAGAGTTTGGCACAGCCATACCAACACTCATACAGGCTGCCGATACAGCTGAACTTTTAATAAAATCTCTTCTATTCATTTCTATCCTCCCTAATATGGCTTTTTACCATATTATATAAATTTGGATTATAACTTAATTATCAAAACAAAGCAATGATATATATCAAAATTTCTATATAAATAAAAGTATAAATATTATTTTAAAAATAAGTTATTATTTTGTTATTCCAGATAAAAATCTCTCAACTATTATCTTAGCTGATAAGCTATCTAGTTTGCCATCTTTTTTTCTTTGATTTACAACGCCAAGACTACTTGCTTCTATACTTGAAAAGCTCTCATCTTGATAAAAAACTTCCCCACTAAAATCAAGTAGCCCAACAAAATGTTTGACTCTTCTTCTCATCTCATCTTCGCTACTTCCACCAAGTGGAACGCCAACTACTATAGTTTTAACTCCCCACTCTTTTAAAACCTTGCTTACATCATTAGATGCTTGTTTGCGGTTTTTTCGTAGTACTGCATTTATAGGCACTACAACGCCATTTGGGTATCCTAAGGCAATTCCTATTCTTTTAAGCCCAATATCAAGTCCAGCTATCACTTTACTAAAACCTTTGTGCCTAAAATTTCAACCCTACCATCTAGTTCATACTCATAAATTTTATCTCCAAATTTATGGTAAATATCATCAAAATTTGAGTTTTGTTTGATAAATTCTAGTATTTCATCATTTTGCAAAATTTTATCCTTGCAAAATTTCAAAACAAACTCATCGATGTCATTTATAAGCGTCGCTTTACCTTTTGCTAAAAGCTCATTTGTTCCAGCACTTTCACCCATTTTATGCGGAAAAACATAAACTGGAATTCCAAGATTACGAGCTATCCTTGCACTTGATAAAGACCCACTTCTTAAGTCAGCTTGAGCTACGATTAAGGCTTTGCTTAAAGCTACGACTATTCTATTTCTTTCTAAAAACTGATGTCTAAGAGCTGGAGTTTTATCTTCATACTCGCTTAACGCAAGAGAATTTTCATATATATTTTTTATAATATCAGCATTTGTTTTAGGATAAATTTCATCAAGTCCGTTTGCAAAAACAGCTATCGTATTAGGATAAGCTCCCTTGTGAGCCGCCCCGTCACAACCTATAGCTGCCCCACTTACTACACAAATGCCACCACTTGAGAGTTTGCTTGATAGAGATAGTATTAAGCTTTTGGTATAAATACTCATTTTTCTAGCACCAACTATGCTTATTTTAGGGCGTTTTAAAAGCTCTAAATTTCCTCTATAGTATAACTTTTTAGGAGCATCTTTTAGACGAGATAAAGACTCAAATTCGCTAACATCTATACTATTTGTAATACTCATAAATTTCACCTATATAGACAACTTCTACATCTTTCAAAAAGCTATCTTTAGCACTTTTTATAGCCTTAAATGTAGTGGTTTTTGGATGACCTATTGCAATAGCAAAACCCCTACTTTTAGCGATATCAACAGCTTTTTTAAGTTGATTTTTTATGTAAATTTCACTATCTTTATTATCTATAAAAATATCTCTATAGATATATCTTTGTCCTAGTTCTTTAGCTACTTCACTACCCTTTGATGAAGAGATAGTTTTAGAATCCACAAAGATAAATCCATACTTATCAAGAGCTACTAGAAGCTTTTTTATAGCATCTTTATCACTTGTAAATTTGCTGCCAGTATGGTTGTTTAGAAATTTTGCGTTTTTGAAATTCTCTCTTACAAAAGCAACTCTTTTATCTATATTTTCATAGCTATCTTTTGCTTTTAGAGTAAAAACATCTCTTTGGTTAAAATTCAAAGCCTCCATTGGCAAGTGAATCATATAAAAATCAAAAAGTTTTGCCACTTTTAGCGTATCTGGATTAGCCCTGTCTGGTGGAAAAATAGAAGGAGTTAGTTTTAAGCCAACTTTTTTTAAATTTTTAGCTTGGTCAATTGTAGCAATATCATCTATTATAATGGCTAATTTTGGCTTTCCACTCACAGCTTTTTTAGGTGCAAAAGCCTCTAAATTTGAAGCAATCTCTTCATATGAAATTTCTGTTTTATTCTCATCTTTTTTACTAGGAGCTGTTTTGTTCTCATCAGTAGTTAAATTTTTATCTACCACAACAATTTCTATCTTTTTATTAGATTCTTTTTTAAGCTCTTTTTTGTGCTCTTTTGATAACTCTGTTTTAGTAGTTGGTTTTGAAAAAAAGCTATCAAATGCTTTATATGTAAAAATTCCAACCCCCACACAAATTAGTGTTATAAAGAGTATTGATAAAATTTGTAATAGTGGATTTTTTTTAGGATTTTTAGAACTATTTTGCTCTTTTTTAGTGGATTTTTTCGTAGTTTTAGAAGCGGGTGATTTAACCCGCTTTTTGTCTTTATCAGCCAAGATTAGTTTTTATCTTTATCTATAATCTTATCTTGTGCTATCCAAGGCATCATATCTCTTAGCTCTTTACCTGTTTTTTCTAGTAGGCTAGTTCTTGATTTTGCTCTTAGAGCATTCATCTTAGTATATCCAGCTTTTCTTTCAAGTATAAAATCTTTTGCAAAAGAGCCATCTTGGATATTTTTAAGGATCTCTTTCATCGCCTTTTTACTCTCACAACCTATTACCTTTGGTCCGCTTATATAATCACCATATTCAGCAGTGTTTGAAATAGAGTATCTCATATCAGCAATTCCACCTTGATACATAAGATCAACTATTAATTTTAACTCATGTAAACACTCAAAATACGCCATTTCAGGCTCATATCCAGCTTCAACTAAAGTATTAAATCCAGCTTCAACTAAAGCTGTTATTCCACCACAAAGCACTGCTTGTTCACCAAAAAGATCTGTTTCAGTCTCATCTTTAAAAGTTGTCTCAATTATACCAGTTCTTCCACCACCTATCGCACTTGCATAGCTTAGTGCTAACTCTTTAGCTTGACCACTCTCATCTTGAGCTACAGCTATTAAATCAGGAATTCCACCACCTTTTAAAAACTCACTTCTTACAGTATGACCCGGTGCTTTTGGAGCTATCATTATACAATCAACCCCTTTTGGTGGAATGATTTGACCGTAGTGGATGTTAAAACCATGACCAAAAGCAATTACACTGCCCTCTTTAAGATTTGGACGAATTTCAGAGTAGAAAAGATCAGCTTGAATCTCATCTGGAACAAGAATCATAATAACATCACAATCCTTTACCGCATCAGCTACTTTCATAACTTTAAAGCCTTTTGCCTCAGCTTTTTTCC
The sequence above is a segment of the Campylobacter corcagiensis genome. Coding sequences within it:
- the ruvX gene encoding Holliday junction resolvase RuvX, encoding MIAGLDIGLKRIGIALGYPNGVVVPINAVLRKNRKQASNDVSKVLKEWGVKTIVVGVPLGGSSEDEMRRRVKHFVGLLDFSGEVFYQDESFSSIEASSLGVVNQRKKDGKLDSLSAKIIVERFLSGITK
- a CDS encoding DNA-processing protein DprA; its protein translation is MSITNSIDVSEFESLSRLKDAPKKLYYRGNLELLKRPKISIVGARKMSIYTKSLILSLSSKLSSGGICVVSGAAIGCDGAAHKGAYPNTIAVFANGLDEIYPKTNADIIKNIYENSLALSEYEDKTPALRHQFLERNRIVVALSKALIVAQADLRSGSLSSARIARNLGIPVYVFPHKMGESAGTNELLAKGKATLINDIDEFVLKFCKDKILQNDEILEFIKQNSNFDDIYHKFGDKIYEYELDGRVEILGTKVLVK
- a CDS encoding divergent polysaccharide deacetylase family protein translates to MADKDKKRVKSPASKTTKKSTKKEQNSSKNPKKNPLLQILSILFITLICVGVGIFTYKAFDSFFSKPTTKTELSKEHKKELKKESNKKIEIVVVDKNLTTDENKTAPSKKDENKTEISYEEIASNLEAFAPKKAVSGKPKLAIIIDDIATIDQAKNLKKVGLKLTPSIFPPDRANPDTLKVAKLFDFYMIHLPMEALNFNQRDVFTLKAKDSYENIDKRVAFVRENFKNAKFLNNHTGSKFTSDKDAIKKLLVALDKYGFIFVDSKTISSSKGSEVAKELGQRYIYRDIFIDNKDSEIYIKNQLKKAVDIAKSRGFAIAIGHPKTTTFKAIKSAKDSFLKDVEVVYIGEIYEYYK
- the ilvC gene encoding ketol-acid reductoisomerase, which codes for MAVNVYYDKDCDLNLIRNKRVAMIGFGSQGHAHAENLRDNEVSVVVGLREGGSSWKKAEAKGFKVMKVADAVKDCDVIMILVPDEIQADLFYSEIRPNLKEGSVIAFGHGFNIHYGQIIPPKGVDCIMIAPKAPGHTVRSEFLKGGGIPDLIAVAQDESGQAKELALSYASAIGGGRTGIIETTFKDETETDLFGEQAVLCGGITALVEAGFNTLVEAGYEPEMAYFECLHELKLIVDLMYQGGIADMRYSISNTAEYGDYISGPKVIGCESKKAMKEILKNIQDGSFAKDFILERKAGYTKMNALRAKSRTSLLEKTGKELRDMMPWIAQDKIIDKDKN